The sequence ACCAGGCCAAAACCATTCTGCAGTGGCTGTGTcaaactgcagtgctgcttctctTCACATCAAGCAGGTACTTCTCTTGTTTTTTTGTGTAAGTGTGCTGCCATTGGTAACATCTGAAACCTCAAAAGATTATGATTTCCATATACACTGATAGAAGGTGTTAGCGACTTTTTTAGTATGTCACAATCATCTGGATGTGCTCTATCAGGTTTTCAgtcttgcattttcttttatccTGAGCTGTTGAAAAGTGGGTGGTATGACTAGTAGGAttcattattaatttattagGTGTATTGATGTGACTGTTGAATGAATGAGGTTTGCAGTATGTTTCTTAGATGGCCTTCCTGTCAGGTCCTGTGGTCTGCTATCAGCTTGAGAGCTGGTTGTCTTTGTACATGATGTCTGACTGTCTAGAATGATTTCAGAGGAGGGATGCTGTAAGAATGTAAACTTTGATGGTCTCTGATAACTACAGCTTCTGTAGCTTGGAcatctataaaaataaaactagatATTCTTCTTGACAACCTGTGTTGGCTTTGTAGTTTTGAAGTAGTTTTGCCAGGGGTAGTAGTTACTGTTTCATGAGTggtaaaaatctgaaataactACCAGCCATAAATGCTCAGGTGAAATTGATAAATATTATGCAAgttaaatgttcttttttcaTACCTCATTTTGCTCTCTGTGTGGGAAACAACTAGCAAAAATATCAGTCATAGGGAGTAACCTGTGCAGTGACTTGATTTCCTCACTGTGTGTCATCTAGAAGTCACTTGCTCCCAGGAGTACCAAGTCACACAGTCGTTGGATGCTGTCCTTATGTTTTTATGAATGCTGCAGTCTGGAAGAATATGGGACATATTAAGAttaaaggattttaaattatttcatggtTGTCCAAACACACTGGAATGCTACAGCAAAcagatgggtttttttcccgttttaaaacaaaaataacttaattgtcttcattatttttccagaggaaaagatAAACAAATGGCTGACAGTATTCTGAACCACCTATATTTTGGTTATGCCTTGCTGCATTCTCTATTGTAGTACAATTAGGGAGAGATTAACTGTTGTCACTGATCCATTTTTATCCAAATCACTCCACAACTTCTGAAGCATATTTCCACAGCTTGGAGGGGGGAAGAGTCTTGCCTGAGAGCCAACACTCTACTAGTGCAAAATCGTTTTATGGTGTAAGGATGAAAGgtctgatatttttaaaataactggaTCCATTCCCATATTCTGAAATACTACCAAAATTAGTTTAATGAATAAGAGTTTTAGTATAGAATTAATGTGGTAGTTAATACAAACGATGGTAAGATTTGCAGGGGCTTTTTTGCTTCATTCTTTCACTGTGGAATACTTTCACATGTTTCCAAGAATATACAGCTAAAAGGTAATACTTAATAGATTATGCTGCacaactgaaatttttaaaatatgtattttttagtGTAATAGTGAAATGGAACACCAGCTCAGGACAGAATGCCAAGTTGTTATATTCTACCTCAAAGAAAGGCAATTATTTTGAGAGAGATGAGAAAAGGAGGAACATGAACAAATAAGTGTCTCTAagatgctgaaaatattttttagaaccTGTGTTCTGGATACAATTGGAAATAAAGTACCTGTTTTTCAGCTGTTAcgtttttctgtaaataatgcTAAGATTTTTGTTCTCATTCATTCCATGAATATTAGCTTGTAAGGGAGTGTCTTACTGAAGCGTAGGGTTCTGCTAGACTGCTGAAACACTTTCCAGGAAAGAAGGTTCTTCAGGACTTGTGTTGAGGGAAGGGGAGAttcaggaaggagaagggaggctTGGCATCTGAGCTAGGCCTGTAGCAAAATTGGAATGCTCAAGTGCCTGATCTGTGTTTGAAACAGGAAGGTGGTTAAAGAATACTGTTTGGTTTGAAATGTAGTTGCTTTATCACAAGGAATGAAGAACAGGAAGTAATTTGAAAGTATTATGTTTCCTTACTTTTTTGCAATATATGAATTTATGGCATTTTTTGCATTAGGAGCACATACTCCAACCTAACTCACATCCTAGATGTTAAAAAAGCTGTATTCCTGCAAAGTGTGCttaattcaaataaattatcagctggagcaggacaaaATTATGAGCTAATTTTGAGAGTCTTTTGTTTTGCATCTACTGTTAAGTGTATAAAAGCATAAGTATTAGGGTCAGAAGTGGTACCAGCAGAGTCTAAAGTCTTTCCTTTCTATATGAATAAGTACTGTGGGTGGGGTTAATTTAAGCAGCTGGAAAGAAGAGTAAGCAGACTAAGCAATACACTGTTCATACTTGTCCTTACCAAAATCTCTGTTGTTTATACTGATCTAGGACACGTGTAACTATTGGAAATAGAAATTTATCATTGTACAGTAGTTATCTGGTAGTTTGTGCAAAGTGGCCTGGAATTCTTACTGGTCAGTTGGTTTTCATATGGAAGGCTTCACTTTTGCTTCTCAGTACAGTTGTTAATTAGGGAGGATATTAATGGTTTGCGTGTGAAGATCTGTACTTTTATGTAAGGAAATTGTGTTTGATAGGTGGGATAGAAGTGAATTGATGAGCTACACTTGCTAAGAAGCTGCTGTGGTGTTTGAGTTTTCCCAAATCGCTCAGTTTTTTAGCATCCTTGAGCAGTGCTGACTTTGGAATATTGGTTAGCAGTAGTATAATTATGAAAAGTTATTCCTGCTTGTCATTTGTTATTTTACTGACAATTTGCAAGTCTAAACCTGTTGTGTTATACATCAGTCCTGATTTGTTAAGAAGTAACAGGAGACTGAGGTCTTGCAAAAAGCAGCATAATTGGATTTTAATGTGCTAATTTGAAGCTTTGATGGGAAGACTAGGTGTTGAAGAAGATAACTGGTTCATGTGTCATAAATTCTGGCTATAGTTGACAACTTAGAAATGATGGTACCTGTAGTCTGGACTGCTGAATTTGGTAAATACTAGGTGAAGTTATACATAATACATTGCATTAGTGAATGAGACTTGTCTTACTTGGTTTGTAAATCTAATGCACCCACTGTCTTTTCACAAAATAGGTTGTTACTGGCAGAAGAACCAGGATTCAGATCTCAGTGGAACTTGCTTTCAAAGGCTGTTGAAACAAAGGACTGCTTTCTAATTTGGACATGGCTAATCGAGGAGCGACAAGGCCCAACGGGCCAAatgctggaaataaaatttgCCAATTTAAACTAGTACTTTTAGGAGAGTCTGCAGTTGGCAAGTCAAGTTTGGTGCTTCGTTTTGTAAAAGGACAGTTTCATGAATTTCAAGAAAGTACAATTGGAGGTGAGAAAATTACCCTGTTAATTGCTTTCATGTTATGTGTTTATATTGTCCTTGCCCTTGAAAGCCTTAAATGTAATGGCACTTCTGGAGTGATCCTTGACAGCAAGGCTCAGACCTGTGTCAGTAATTGAGAACTATGACTTTGAGTTAAACATAAAGATCCTTTTCAAATGGAGGTAGTAAAGGTGTCTTGAACTGCATAGTTTTGAAACCTGGGCTAAATGTTACATTTTGTTTGTAAGTGGGTGTGTGGCTCTTTTAATTGTGCTGCGTGCTTAATGCATAAAATAACTGCTTAGTAAGTATTATGAGCTTagtttctatgaaaaaaaacccaagcattGCATCTTCCATAAAGCTTGTATTTGTCACTTAGGCATTCTGACTTTGATTTTGGAGAACTTGCTACATTTTTAGATACATTTTTGTGTTAGCAATCACAGAATTTATTGtgctgtttttccattttgtgaCTTCAAACAAAACAGGTGCTGGCTaccagaatttttaaaaaatctgtttagCTTTAAACAGCTTTTATCACACTCTTTCTCTTGGCAGATTTCTTAAGTTATATTGTGTTTTGGAGTTAATTGTGCTTTGAGCTGTATTCCTCCTTGGATAGATTTAAATGTATCCTAAAACTACCTAACAGCATACAGACTTTACAAAGTTTGGATTTGGTGAATTGATAATTACTCTCCAGTAGCTGCTGTTGCAGCTTGCATGAGTCAGCCTGTTCCATTGTAATATTTATGTGAAGGCCTTTCAGTGGTCTGTATGTGTCTTCACACACCAACAGTTGTTGAAATGTAAAAACGCTGGAAAGCttacaaaataaatgcaagcTGAATTTCATTGCATTCTTCTTTTGCCCTATTTCTAGCTGTtacatgtgtttattttttctatctGTCAGCATAAATAGACAACCacatattttctgctttagCAATCTTGCTAGTGCACACTTTTGGCTCAGTGCATTTTATCGTGGCTTGAGGATAGGTGTTGGTATGAAAGTTTCTGTATGCTCTGATAAACAGCTGTGTGGTAATACAGAGAACTTTCTCAAAGATGTGTTGTGAATTAACTTTCCAATGTCACCAAGGTCTTTAGTTTAGAAAAACAGTTAAAATTTAAGTAAAATTCGTTGTTCCATTTCAATGATCTCAAAATTCATTTAACCTCTGTTtagttttttcttgttttagtgTTTGGAATAGCCCAAACCCTGTTACACTGATCAAAATCTAAGCAAAGGTTAAACAAGAGCCTAAGTTCAAGTTCAGATATATAAAGTTTAGTGTGATCTGTGTTAACTTGTGCTTCTTCTATATCAAATAGAAACAAGGAAATGCTATATAATACAGCTGAGAGCTATTACATGCAGCAATGTTGGGATTCAGAAAAGTTTTCTATAGAGAAAGCTGTCTAACTCTGTGGCTTGTAGTTGCCTTAGGCATAATTTTCTTTGTATACAAAGAGAGGCTTATGTGCATTGTGAATCTGGATAAAAACATCTGAAAGGGGTTGCAGTGAAAGGCAGACATGTTGGATGGTGGTGGTGTGGTTTTGCCACTTCAGACTAGTGTAGCAAGGCCTGTTAGTTGCTTAAGACAAAAGTATGGCTGTTAAAGAAGATAGACTTTCAGATAATTAACAGATGATTAATTGTTAATTTACTATGGCCTTGGCAAGGTCGAAGAAAGTTATCTTTTTTGCAGAAATTAACTGTTATTTTAAAGTGGTTGAAATGTTACTTTTGACAAAAACAAGAGgattacaaaaaataaacctcTTGTTTAATTCTCTTTCCAAGTACATACCTTCATTTATGCAGtgtaggtttgttttttttttgttaagagAATAAAGTCTGTGAGAACTTGAAAATCAGCTTGCTTAACATCTTGTCTCTGCCTTGGAGAAATATAATACTGAGCTGGTTCTGGGGAGAAAACACTTAGTTTAGTGCAGGATGCATAGTGTTTTTCCACTCTGTTTTGGTTCTGGGCTGCTTAGGGAGCTGCCAAGTGGAGCCTGTTCTACCAGTGTTCAGATATGTAGCATTTGGAGAGATTTATGTTGATTTAACATTGGAACATCAAAGCTTTTACCTTCTCCAGCCTGCCTGCTCATCTGTGATGGATGCTAATACCCCTGAAGCAGGAGCACCTGACCACTTAAGGAGTCAGCTTCTGGTCAcggtttaaccccagccagcagctaagtaccatgcagctgctgcttaCAGCTGAGACAGGGACACTTCTGTATGCTAGTTACAATATCCTTTACAGAGCAAGAGTGGCTTCATTTTGGTTTCTGTAATGAGATGTGTTGAAGGTTGGAGCAGTTTTGGAATGATTCATACACTCTCAGAGTATGTAGGACAGGATGCAATCCCAGGTATGCAAGTGTTAGGGATCAGTGTCTCTTCATCCATTTGATTTAAATTGATCGCAGTCCATCAGTGTGCCTAGTGATCAGAACTCCTGCTTCAGCTAAATAGTGGGCTTTCTGTAGTTTAGTTTTCAATGTGGATTTCTGTGGGCACTCACCTCCATACTTCTGATTGTACCTTAATGTGAATGGAAAAATTTTACTAGTAGTAACTGTTTGAAGACTTGGAATGAGTTAGTATTTTCTCTAACTGGAAGACCATTATTTATGGTAATGCATTCAGCTGTAGTAGCAATGGCTGCAAGTTTTCCTTAAACTACAGGCTGTTGGAATTGTGCTGAAATTAATTCTTGAGATCACTTGCTAAGTCAAAAATACAGCTGCTTTGAGAACAGGAACTTTAAAGAAGTGCCTCTTTCTTCCAGACCTGTTAGCTAAGGCAAAGTTGTTAGGAGCTGAAAAATCACAGTTTTAAGATGCAAATCAAGTAATACAAATATGTAGAATTGAAAATATCTGAACTTTAGGATTATAGCATGATGAGATGCTGTTATTGGTACTCTAGTATCCATCCTGCTTCAACAGACCATATCTAGAAGCTTTTAGAGAAGGCTTATGGTTACTCAGATTCACTAtaatgaaaaaggaatttttttccaatttttgctttcttatgTCTAACTTGAGGAAAGTCCAGTTGTTTAAATAACTCCTCTGTGTTGATCAGAGTCAGACTGTCAGCATTTTGTTTGAATAGATAGTAAATAATGATTGCATCAAACCTGTTGTGTTTTAATAGTAGGCTATAAATATTTTGCATCTCTGTGAGCATAACTATATATGAATATAGAGATACAAGCAAACTTCTGGTTTCAGCACCTCTGTCTTTTTTGTAGCTGCTTTTCTAACCCAGACTGTATGTCTGGATGATACAACggtaaaatttgaaatttgggATACAGCTGGGCAAGAGCGGTACCACAGTTTAGCACCCATGTACTACAGAGGAGCACAAGCAGCTATAGTGGTATACGACATCACAAACGAGGtaagtgctggagcagggatgcacAAGGGGGATTGGGGAGTTACCAGTTTTGCATTGatctttatggttttttttcctcactggcTTATGTAAATCAGTTCATCATtttgtagaatcatagaatggtttggatgggAAGAAGCCTTTAAAGGTTGTCTAGTCCGacactcctgccatgggcagggatgccttcTGCTGGACCAGATTGCTCATTTCATACTGCACTATGTAATGTCAATTTGTGTCTAAACTTTTCTGGCTAAAAGACTGTTTCTAgagttggggttttgtttgttgttatttttttggttttggggatttttttgttgttgcgttttggtttgtttgttttggggtggtttttttgttaaaaagagggaaaagaagatgAGAAATCCTcttataaaaatgtttctaaCCCCCCCTTAAATCAGTTCACGGAGTTTGAGCTTTTACTCTCATCACATTGCTGGTGGCACCTTTATTTCTGATAATGCAGCCattattttaatatagtatttttgcaaattttgattaagGATTGGAAAGGTAGCACAAGCTATTGAGACCAAAACCAAAGGTTattagatttctttttatttgaacTTGGATGAGATAAGCTTCACTAGTTTCTGATAAAATTAGACTTAAAATCCAAGTCTctcaaaaaaaccacagaaatcaTGTACCATAATGAACAGTCCTCAGTAactaaaaagtaattttgaggCCTTCTCAATGTAGCTGTTCATACACTTGAATCTTCCAGAGAAACTgaatttcctgttttctctcttaACCACTTCTTTCTTTACTCTGTCTGCACAAAGTTCTTCCTACCTATTTACTTCAGCATTATCCCAGCTAAGCACAGTTGAGAGCTAAGGTAggaatgtttcattttaaaagctcAATTGGCAATTTGGAGTGTGCCTTTGGACTAAGGTAGCAGCCTTACATTGGCATTTTGTGCTTGAAGTGTAGATAACAGAGATGGGGATAATAGGTGAGTAAAAAAGGATAATAAAACTCAGTTGCATCATTTATAATCATTAACAGGAATCCTTTGCCAGAGCGAAAAATTGGGTCAAAGAACTTCAGCGACAAGCAAGTCCTAACATTGTAATAGCTTTAGCAGGAAACAAAGCTGATCTAGCTAACAAAAGAGCTGTGGATTTCCAGGTATGTACATAATTTTGTTCAtagaaattgcattttgttgGAACAGATAGTAAATAAACCTACGGGGAGCTTATATGCATAGCCTAGCTAGTTATTATGGAGGTCATGCTGTTAAATATAAATGTCAACTGAGACTAATTAAATTATACATGCTACCAAAAAACCTATTTCTGTACAAGTAATATGGAGGAATAGGCTTTTTGGAATAATTAATTTGACTTTGaggaataattaatttatttgcttaTCTTTAAGGCTAATTGAGTATCTGTTCTTTGATGTGacctctttctttctcctacCCAAAATTACCAGTAACTAGAGTTTCAGTGGATGAGATAGGAGTAACTTCTGTCTGGCTTGTCAGCCAGAGAATTTTGATTATCGTGTGATACAAAGCTGATTGATGTGCCTAACTTGCTTAGGCTGTACTGTTGAAGCAGTGTTGAAATTTTAATTGAGtttttcctggcatttcttTTGGTTTAGTGATTACAGCTGTGCTCTCACTGGTGTATTTTATCTTCTAGAAAGTTTAATCAAGCCATCAGAAAATAGCCTTTAAACTGAATTAAACTAACAGCAGGTAGTTTTGGTCCATTCACGATTGACTGAATTTGAATTAAGATAGTATTTATTAGTCAGTAATTGATGGTTTTTAATCTGTGTTTGGGGTCACTGTTTGAGATACAGCTGCGTATAGTCATGAATTCTTTTGTAATAGAGAGTTGAATTAAAAGGTTAGCAGTGGTTTAGGTGTTTTTCTGccagctttttaattttatatgtctgtgacagttgACAGGCggctttggtgttttttgaaaaattgtGGTATTTAGCAAAAATTTCATACATGACTGCAGTCAATAAGGTAATCACATTTAACTAACAAAGTAGACCTTCCTGTACTATTTCTTGAACAATTACAGTCTTAATGTTTTTCAAATGTTAGGGGGTTTGCTACTGTGTATTTGTGGGCTCCTTGTGGGCTTGACAGGCCTTTCTCATTGTGAATCAAATATTAGATTTCTAAGTATTTGTTAATGTGTTGTTTCAGATAGAATTACATAGATCTTAGCAGGTGTCATTTAATTATAGAGTCGTCGATTATTCTTATGATCATCAAAGGTGTTCTGTAGTTCAGCTTTTTCATGGATTTCTTATTGAATGCAAAGGCAGTTACATAATCATAAGAAGCTGCAGATTCTCAGCTGAACTGACTAATAAGCAATGGCAGAAATAATATGGTTCTTAAGAGCAGTGTATCAGATTAAAATTCATACTGAAAAGGGAGGTAACATGGCAAATTACTGATTACTGCTTATTTGCTGTAATTGTGAATTTATATCAGGATAATAAAACTGTTCTGATCCATCTGCCTCAGTGGTTCAAAGATTCAAGATAGTTCACAGGCTCCCTTTTTCCAGGGTAGTAATGGACTTGCTGACATTTGATGGCACTTTTGAAGCTTATTTGTTCTTACTATCAGAGCTAATGTTCTGCATCtctttcataaatattttcatttatgatttatatttttctgagatttttccaCCTGGATATTTTTAAGATTAGTAGGGATCTTTAAGATTCCACTTATAATTGTTTAACTGATTGGTGAAATTGTAACTTCTCCATAACTGCTGTATAAATTTGTGAGATGAGTGTTTCCACAAACtgtctttctttcaaaatgatGTAGAGATTGGTTTTTTGTAGCAGTTAAAAGTACAGTGTGTAGTGATTGTCTGAGTTTActtcataagaaaaaaatagaaatgtattCTTATTTTAACTTTCAGGAAGCACAGGCTTATGCAGATGACAACAGCCTATTGTTCATGGAGACGTCTGCCAAGACATCTATGAACGTAAATGAAATATTCATGGCAATTGGTGAGTTTATGAACAAAATGAGAACTTTAAAGAGAATGGTTTTCATGAGATTCAGACCATGGCAATCTTCCTAACCTAAGATCTTTGTTTttcatgtgaattatttttggTATTGAAGTGTTCTTACTCCCTttcatttgtttaattttatttaagcaTCTATCTGAAATCCAAAAGCTGTGCCAAAGATGGCAATGTGTGCTTAAATTCAGTGTCCAAGTCATAAGTATAGGACCCTGCATGTGAAAAGTAAACCTActcatatatttttaatttaacataATCGTAGGGATTTCTGTAAAAATGCTAGCGTGTAGTAGTAAGTATAAACCAAGAACTTTTGTGTTCCATTGATACCCAAAATTGTATTTAAGTGTTAATAGACTCATGAAAGTGGAGGAAAAAGAACTCATTTTTAGGCTGGCCACTAATCTATTTAGTAGTTGTCTTAATTATAGTAGATGCTTTGATAGTGAGTAGTAGTAATGTATAGCATCAAATAACCTCACTCAATCTGTTTTGTCTGTTGCACCTCTCTAACCTGCTTTTTGTGAAAAAACATCATTGATGTTA comes from Zonotrichia leucophrys gambelii isolate GWCS_2022_RI chromosome 2, RI_Zleu_2.0, whole genome shotgun sequence and encodes:
- the RAB5A gene encoding ras-related protein Rab-5A, with the translated sequence MANRGATRPNGPNAGNKICQFKLVLLGESAVGKSSLVLRFVKGQFHEFQESTIGAAFLTQTVCLDDTTVKFEIWDTAGQERYHSLAPMYYRGAQAAIVVYDITNEESFARAKNWVKELQRQASPNIVIALAGNKADLANKRAVDFQEAQAYADDNSLLFMETSAKTSMNVNEIFMAIAKKLPKNEPQNAGASSARGRGVDLTEPTQPPKSQCCSN